From the genome of Nocardia sp. NBC_01503, one region includes:
- a CDS encoding DUF6194 family protein, producing MTIEEITAHVESLGGTLTLAPAPGDPAYPEIAWGDHFFYYAPGGEVPTTTQPFATIITKDYPDDSTSNLNRPNTFRLNIHAGAEAFTAQLGYTPRESSTHPADPTTKDAFFPHPVYATAAWLSVINPGPHTARTVRDLLDAAHTRARARYDRRAD from the coding sequence ATGACCATCGAAGAAATCACCGCCCACGTCGAGTCCCTCGGCGGCACCCTCACCCTGGCCCCCGCCCCCGGCGACCCCGCCTACCCCGAAATCGCCTGGGGCGACCATTTCTTCTACTACGCCCCCGGCGGCGAAGTCCCCACCACAACCCAGCCCTTCGCCACCATCATCACCAAGGACTATCCCGACGACTCCACCTCGAACCTCAACCGCCCCAACACCTTCCGCCTGAACATCCACGCGGGCGCCGAAGCCTTCACCGCCCAGCTGGGCTACACCCCACGAGAATCCTCCACCCACCCCGCCGACCCGACCACGAAAGACGCCTTCTTCCCCCACCCCGTCTACGCCACTGCCGCCTGGCTCTCGGTAATCAACCCCGGCCCCCACACCGCCCGAACGGTACGAGACCTCCTGGACGCAGCCCACACCCGCGCCCGCGCCCGCTACGACCGCCGCGCCGACTAG
- a CDS encoding LppP/LprE family lipoprotein, translated as MKATTAVLAAGLTLALSGCGSTTTQSAAPSTTRSVSAPASAPATQTTRPTQPVDQSEQPGTQPGQTDPGGGIDAPAVEPAPASTVTEKPAPQTATTIAAPNGSGHGLCFDVNSALADQAIKRLAATASGPWQVEGGSNDAIADGCDGVLSYLIVTSGNIHPYTHILYFTNGTYLGTATSKPYGYTTVTGKTRTTVSVDYRWIKSDEPLCCPAGGPSTVTFTLTGTTVHANGQFPPN; from the coding sequence ATGAAAGCCACCACAGCTGTGCTCGCCGCGGGTCTCACACTGGCGCTGAGCGGATGCGGTTCCACCACAACACAGTCCGCCGCACCCTCCACGACCCGCTCGGTCTCCGCCCCGGCCTCGGCCCCGGCGACCCAGACCACCAGGCCGACTCAACCGGTCGACCAGTCCGAACAGCCGGGTACGCAACCCGGTCAGACCGACCCGGGCGGCGGCATCGACGCCCCCGCCGTCGAGCCCGCGCCGGCCAGCACGGTCACCGAGAAGCCCGCGCCACAGACCGCCACCACCATCGCGGCCCCGAACGGCAGCGGCCACGGCCTCTGCTTCGATGTGAACTCCGCACTCGCCGATCAGGCCATCAAACGCCTCGCGGCGACCGCATCCGGCCCGTGGCAGGTCGAAGGGGGCAGCAATGACGCGATAGCCGACGGCTGCGACGGTGTGCTGTCCTACCTGATCGTCACCTCGGGCAATATCCACCCGTACACGCACATCCTGTACTTCACCAACGGCACCTACCTGGGCACCGCGACCTCGAAGCCCTACGGCTACACCACGGTCACGGGCAAAACCCGCACCACCGTCTCGGTCGACTACCGCTGGATCAAGTCCGACGAACCGCTCTGCTGCCCCGCCGGTGGCCCGAGCACCGTCACCTTCACCCTGACCGGCACCACGGTCCACGCGAACGGCCAGTTCCCGCCCAACTGA